The following are from one region of the Amedibacterium intestinale genome:
- a CDS encoding Na/Pi cotransporter family protein — protein MIHIAANTASLSSISWDFIIGGLALFLFGIQFMGDGLKSIAGEKLKDYIDRYTNKPWKGILVGAVITVFIQSSSATSAIAIGFVRAGLMSLEQSVGIIIGANIGTTVTAFLIGLKVEELALYFVFLGVLITLFAKRKKHTYLGQIVLGFGILFFGLRLMGDELSKLGQMEFFTNLTMTMQDQPVLGFLCGIILTAIVQSSSAVVGIIQKIYDSGAMTLTAALPFVFGSNIGTTITAVFASIGGSTSAKRAAGVNVLFNTIGSIAFMFLLTPYVGLITYLSETFSISPMMQIAIAHILRTLIISIIAYPFIGTMVKVIKKIIPGEEEKIELDLDALDPSLASSLPAGALGVSKQVTIKMGELAADCIRSSQEYFNKKSGKYRNSTKQYEDAINSLDSKITSYLMEISHNNLSEHDTDVFISNLQVIKNIERVGDLTMNLTEFYELVIEDKGTFTDSAIHDINEMYKTVLEMNELALLYYEEPQEKYLKLINDKENYLDLIEEKARQRHFKRMTEEVCVSGVAASIFVDILATLERIGDHIHNITKQTDMNYTNTISNE, from the coding sequence ATGATTCATATAGCAGCAAATACTGCTTCCCTATCGTCAATCAGCTGGGATTTTATTATCGGAGGACTTGCTTTATTTCTCTTTGGTATCCAGTTTATGGGCGATGGATTAAAAAGTATAGCAGGAGAAAAATTAAAAGATTATATTGACAGATATACAAATAAACCATGGAAAGGAATCCTGGTAGGAGCCGTTATAACTGTATTCATACAGTCCAGCAGTGCAACAAGCGCAATTGCAATAGGTTTTGTACGTGCAGGATTGATGAGCCTTGAACAATCCGTTGGGATTATTATCGGTGCCAACATTGGAACAACCGTAACCGCATTTCTTATAGGCTTAAAAGTAGAAGAACTGGCTTTATATTTTGTGTTCCTTGGAGTACTGATTACGTTATTTGCAAAAAGAAAAAAACACACATATTTAGGACAAATTGTTTTAGGCTTTGGAATTCTTTTCTTTGGACTTCGACTCATGGGTGATGAATTGAGTAAGTTAGGACAAATGGAATTTTTTACAAACCTTACGATGACAATGCAGGACCAGCCTGTTCTTGGATTTCTATGCGGTATTATTTTAACCGCAATCGTACAGTCAAGCAGTGCTGTTGTCGGTATCATACAAAAAATTTATGACTCTGGTGCTATGACACTAACAGCTGCTTTGCCATTTGTATTTGGAAGTAATATCGGTACTACGATTACAGCAGTATTTGCTTCTATTGGGGGAAGTACTTCTGCAAAACGTGCTGCTGGAGTCAATGTTCTTTTTAATACAATTGGCTCTATTGCATTCATGTTTTTGCTTACCCCTTATGTTGGACTCATCACATACTTAAGTGAAACATTTTCTATTTCACCAATGATGCAAATTGCCATTGCTCACATTCTTCGCACGCTTATTATTTCCATTATCGCTTATCCATTTATTGGCACCATGGTTAAAGTTATTAAAAAAATTATACCAGGCGAAGAAGAAAAAATTGAACTGGATTTAGATGCATTGGATCCAAGCTTGGCATCTTCACTTCCAGCTGGTGCGCTTGGTGTCAGCAAACAGGTCACTATTAAAATGGGAGAACTGGCTGCTGATTGTATTCGTTCCAGTCAGGAATATTTTAATAAAAAATCTGGCAAATATAGAAATAGTACAAAACAATATGAAGATGCGATCAATTCACTTGATAGCAAGATTACTTCTTATCTAATGGAGATTTCACATAACAACTTAAGTGAACATGATACTGATGTATTCATTTCAAATTTACAGGTAATTAAGAATATCGAGCGTGTAGGTGACTTGACAATGAATTTAACAGAGTTTTATGAACTTGTCATTGAAGACAAAGGAACCTTCACAGACAGCGCAATCCACGACATAAATGAAATGTATAAAACTGTCCTGGAAATGAATGAACTCGCCTTGCTTTATTATGAAGAACCTCAGGAAAAATATCTAAAGCTTATCAATGATAAAGAAAATTATCTTGATTTAATAGAAGAAAAAGCAAGACAGCGCCACTTTAAACGCATGACAGAAGAAGTTTGTGTTTCAGGAGTTGCAGCAAGTATATTCGTAGATATTCTAGCTACATTAGAACGAATTGGAGATCATATTCATAACATAACAAAACAAACGGATATGAATTATACAAATACGATTTCAAACGAATAA
- the ybeY gene encoding rRNA maturation RNase YbeY produces MEISVINQSEEKQWSRFRKDFSIIAKRTEEILKLEKEYSASVIFVNPEEIHEINKTYRGIDRPTDVISFALMDSEDDYEMMEDDNELGDIFINVEAIRNQAKEYGHSLRREVCFLFTHGLLHLLGYDHMEEDEEKEMFALQDVILDEIVPKKVRA; encoded by the coding sequence ATGGAAATTAGTGTAATTAATCAGAGTGAAGAGAAGCAATGGTCACGATTTAGAAAAGATTTTTCTATAATTGCCAAAAGAACAGAAGAAATACTGAAATTAGAAAAAGAATATAGTGCCAGTGTTATTTTTGTGAATCCTGAAGAAATACATGAGATTAATAAAACATATCGTGGGATCGATCGGCCAACGGATGTAATCAGTTTTGCATTGATGGACAGCGAAGATGATTATGAGATGATGGAAGATGACAATGAGCTTGGAGATATCTTTATTAATGTTGAAGCAATTCGCAATCAGGCAAAAGAATATGGACATTCTTTAAGAAGAGAAGTTTGCTTTTTGTTTACTCATGGATTATTGCATCTTTTAGGATATGACCATATGGAAGAAGATGAAGAAAAAGAAATGTTTGCTTTACAGGATGTGATATTAGATGAAATCGTTCCTAAAAAAGTACGTGCGTAA
- a CDS encoding diacylglycerol kinase, giving the protein MKSFLKKYVRKFYYAFSGLFHGITHDASIALQCILGIIALAVFAFFDLTVTEWIVVIILIALVITLEFVNSAVEHVVDFISPNYHPQAKIIKDYMAAAVLVVSIAAGVIACIILGGKLL; this is encoded by the coding sequence ATGAAATCGTTCCTAAAAAAGTACGTGCGTAAGTTTTATTATGCTTTTAGCGGTCTGTTTCATGGAATAACACATGATGCCAGTATAGCTTTGCAATGTATATTGGGAATTATAGCATTAGCTGTATTTGCTTTTTTTGATTTAACAGTAACAGAATGGATCGTGGTGATCATACTTATTGCCCTGGTGATTACTTTAGAATTTGTGAATAGTGCTGTGGAACATGTGGTGGATTTTATATCTCCAAATTATCATCCACAGGCAAAAATTATAAAAGACTATATGGCTGCAGCTGTGCTTGTTGTATCTATTGCAGCTGGGGTGATAGCTTGTATTATTTTAGGAGGAAAGTTATTGTGA
- the cdd gene encoding cytidine deaminase translates to MAFQAMEHAYAPYSNYHVGACVLTHDNQSYIGANIENASYGLTCCAERNAIFSAYSNGCRKEDIKAIAIVSDGARIGAPCGACRQVLSELLMQDTPIVLSNGKESLVTTIKELLPMQFNEEDLK, encoded by the coding sequence ATGGCCTTTCAAGCGATGGAACATGCTTATGCGCCTTATTCAAACTATCATGTAGGAGCATGTGTGCTTACCCATGATAATCAAAGTTATATTGGTGCAAATATTGAAAATGCATCGTATGGATTAACTTGCTGTGCAGAAAGAAATGCTATTTTTTCTGCTTATTCCAATGGATGCAGAAAAGAAGATATAAAAGCTATCGCTATTGTTTCTGATGGTGCTCGCATTGGTGCTCCATGTGGAGCATGCCGTCAGGTATTGAGTGAACTATTGATGCAGGATACACCAATTGTATTAAGCAATGGAAAAGAAAGTCTTGTTACTACAATAAAAGAATTGTTGCCAATGCAGTTTAATGAGGAGGATTTAAAATGA
- the era gene encoding GTPase Era, with the protein MTYKSGFIAIIGRPNAGKSTLLNAILKQKIAITTPKAQTTRNNIAGILTREDAQFIFTDTPGIHKPKHELGRSLNRNAYTAIAEADINFWVVDATQSFGGGDEFLLEKIKQSHIPCFLLLNKIDLLKKEEVLKTLEEWKERYDFAEIFPISALERDNVEHLLEVVKEYLEEGVKYFPDEMVSDHGEQFQIAEIIREKVLLKTNEEVPHSVAVVIERKEETDTRMDLQAMIVVERPSQKSILIGKQASMIRSIRLSAQKELKEKFHKKVELELYVRVEKNWRNRANKLQQLGYLELDDKQ; encoded by the coding sequence ATGACATATAAAAGCGGGTTTATCGCTATTATCGGAAGACCTAATGCAGGGAAAAGTACATTGTTGAATGCGATTTTAAAACAAAAAATAGCAATTACAACACCAAAGGCACAAACGACTAGAAATAATATTGCAGGTATTCTTACAAGAGAGGATGCACAATTTATCTTCACAGATACACCAGGTATTCATAAACCAAAACATGAACTAGGACGTTCTTTAAATCGAAATGCGTATACTGCGATTGCAGAAGCTGATATCAATTTCTGGGTCGTTGATGCAACACAAAGTTTTGGCGGTGGAGATGAATTCTTGCTTGAAAAAATCAAACAGTCGCACATTCCATGTTTCTTATTGTTAAATAAGATTGATTTATTGAAAAAAGAAGAAGTGTTAAAAACATTAGAAGAATGGAAAGAACGCTATGATTTTGCAGAAATTTTCCCTATTTCGGCATTGGAAAGAGATAATGTAGAACATTTGCTGGAAGTTGTGAAGGAATATCTTGAGGAAGGTGTTAAATATTTTCCTGATGAAATGGTATCGGATCATGGAGAACAGTTTCAGATAGCAGAAATCATTCGTGAAAAAGTACTTTTGAAAACAAATGAGGAAGTACCACATTCTGTAGCTGTTGTAATTGAAAGAAAAGAAGAAACGGATACCCGTATGGATTTACAGGCTATGATCGTAGTGGAAAGACCAAGTCAAAAATCTATTCTAATTGGGAAGCAGGCTTCTATGATACGAAGCATTCGTTTGTCTGCTCAAAAAGAACTAAAAGAAAAATTCCATAAGAAAGTGGAATTGGAACTTTATGTGCGAGTAGAAAAAAACTGGCGAAATCGTGCGAACAAACTGCAGCAGTTAGGATATCTTGAATTGGATGACAAACAATGA
- the recO gene encoding DNA repair protein RecO encodes MIEQIDAIILDSKDYKEKDALLSVLSLKYGILHLVARGIRKINSKNASACLPFTYAKLMVDLKEQRSLHTLQSAVILKSYRKIREDLLKQSIASYFCEMIEKSNFDEDVFSILLEALSCLQDTKNPFSVLCLFQSIMNRMHGIEPFVDGCVRCGGLHNIYALSYRDGGFVCSSCYRQGIDSVQDKERLKKFRILCKAKWEHYEIIKEIPFDYDDFLHVYTYFEEYAGIGMKSIRFLKTICEMEVKAK; translated from the coding sequence ATGATAGAACAAATTGATGCAATCATACTAGATTCTAAAGACTATAAAGAAAAAGATGCACTGCTAAGTGTTTTGTCTTTAAAATATGGAATCCTGCATCTGGTGGCAAGGGGAATTCGAAAAATTAATAGTAAAAATGCAAGTGCCTGTCTGCCTTTTACATATGCAAAGCTGATGGTTGATTTAAAAGAACAGCGAAGTTTACATACTTTGCAAAGTGCAGTAATTCTAAAAAGTTATCGCAAGATACGGGAAGATTTACTGAAACAAAGTATAGCATCTTATTTTTGTGAAATGATTGAAAAAAGCAATTTTGATGAGGATGTGTTTTCAATTTTGCTGGAAGCTTTATCATGCCTGCAGGATACAAAGAATCCTTTTTCTGTTCTTTGTTTATTTCAATCCATTATGAATCGCATGCATGGAATAGAACCATTTGTGGATGGGTGTGTACGCTGTGGCGGTTTACATAATATTTATGCATTATCGTATCGAGATGGAGGTTTTGTATGTTCCTCATGTTATCGGCAAGGCATAGATTCTGTTCAAGATAAGGAAAGATTGAAAAAGTTTCGTATCTTGTGTAAAGCCAAATGGGAACATTATGAAATCATTAAAGAAATTCCGTTTGATTATGATGATTTTTTACATGTTTATACCTATTTTGAGGAGTATGCAGGAATTGGTATGAAAAGCATTCGTTTTCTAAAAACAATATGTGAGATGGAAGTTAAAGCAAAGTAA
- a CDS encoding glycine--tRNA ligase codes for MNREKLFDTVVAHAKNSGFVYQGSEIYGGLANTWDFGPLGVELKENIKKAWWRRFIQESPYNVGIQSAILMNPSVWVASGHVGGFSDPLMDCKECKSRFRADQLIEEATNGEVSVEGWSNEAMSSYIEEHKIACPKCGAHNFTDIRQFNLMFKTFQGILEDNKNTIYLRPETAQGMFVNFKNVQRSMRKKLPFGIGQIGKSFRNEITPGNFIFRTREFEQMELEFFCQPGTDLEWYAYYKDYCMKFLTDLGVDKENLRFRDHTPEELAFYSKGTCDIEYNFRSQIGWGELWGIADRTDYDLRQHQDASKKSLEYLDPTTNEKYLPYCIEPAVGVERLMLAFMCDAYDEEELENDTRIVMHLHPFLAPVKACVMPLSKKLGDKALEVFQMLAPIANCEYDDAGSIGKRYRRQDAIGTPFCITVDFETETDGCVTVRERDSMKQERIAISDLAAYIEERIKL; via the coding sequence ATGAATAGAGAGAAATTGTTTGATACCGTTGTAGCCCATGCAAAAAACAGCGGTTTTGTGTATCAGGGATCTGAAATCTATGGCGGTTTAGCTAACACTTGGGATTTTGGACCACTAGGTGTTGAATTAAAAGAAAATATTAAAAAAGCATGGTGGAGACGTTTTATTCAGGAATCTCCATATAATGTGGGAATTCAGTCAGCTATTTTAATGAATCCTTCTGTCTGGGTAGCAAGTGGACATGTTGGAGGATTCTCAGATCCATTGATGGATTGTAAAGAGTGTAAATCCCGTTTCCGTGCTGATCAATTAATAGAAGAAGCTACAAATGGAGAAGTGAGTGTAGAAGGATGGAGCAATGAAGCAATGAGTTCTTATATTGAAGAGCATAAGATTGCCTGTCCAAAATGCGGTGCTCACAATTTTACCGATATTCGTCAATTTAATTTGATGTTTAAAACATTCCAGGGTATTTTGGAAGATAATAAAAATACGATTTATTTACGTCCGGAAACAGCACAGGGAATGTTTGTAAACTTTAAAAATGTACAGCGTTCTATGCGCAAAAAATTACCTTTTGGTATTGGACAGATTGGAAAAAGTTTCCGTAATGAAATTACTCCTGGAAATTTCATTTTCCGTACAAGAGAATTTGAACAAATGGAACTGGAATTCTTCTGTCAGCCTGGAACAGATTTAGAATGGTATGCTTATTATAAAGATTACTGCATGAAATTCTTGACAGATTTAGGTGTAGATAAAGAAAATTTACGTTTCCGTGATCATACACCGGAAGAACTTGCTTTCTATAGCAAGGGGACTTGTGATATTGAGTATAACTTCCGCTCTCAGATAGGCTGGGGAGAGCTATGGGGGATTGCCGATCGTACAGATTATGATTTGCGTCAGCATCAGGATGCATCCAAGAAATCTTTGGAATACCTGGATCCGACTACAAATGAAAAATATTTGCCATACTGTATTGAACCGGCAGTTGGTGTTGAACGTTTGATGTTAGCATTTATGTGTGATGCTTATGATGAAGAAGAACTAGAAAATGATACACGTATCGTTATGCATCTTCATCCATTCCTGGCTCCGGTAAAAGCATGCGTAATGCCTCTTTCCAAAAAATTGGGTGATAAAGCATTAGAAGTGTTCCAGATGCTTGCGCCAATTGCAAACTGCGAATATGATGATGCCGGAAGCATTGGAAAACGTTATCGCCGTCAAGATGCGATTGGTACACCATTCTGTATTACAGTTGATTTTGAAACAGAAACGGATGGATGTGTAACAGTTCGTGAACGTGATTCAATGAAACAGGAAAGAATTGCGATTTCAGATTTAGCAGCTTATATTGAAGAGCGAATTAAACTGTAA
- the dnaG gene encoding DNA primase, translated as MARLSEQEINGIRAKADIVDVIGRYVPLSKKGRNYWCVCPFHDDHSPSMSIASDKQIYKCFVCGAGGNVFTFVQNYEKISFIEAVYKVAGYAGVHLEHSLVLPQKHIDPHIAALHKACKETIEFTNYQLDSIDAKNVKEYLFKRNITEDIIRKFTIGYNPKNDALYRFLKAKKIKEDDMIGAGLVRMTSMGIKDIFSNRIMIPIHDAEGNPVGFTARRTQENEEAKYINTTETDIYVKGNLVFNYHRAKQEARKAKKVFLVEGAMDVLAFEKVGLTNSIATLGTALTSTQLHLLKLLHVPVVVCYDGDTAGKNATYKFGKLAIKEHVPFEIVDNRYGLDPDEIIDGYGKDALKSMSSNTISWIDFLFEYLLTKYNLNNYSQKKEYAMEIAEEINQLSDTFEKESYFIRLRELTDFDMQPKRSIDKKTSVKEYSQRKQQFLSYPKTGRIRAEQEILSQMLCGVAASNYYKEELGFMKDETCNKLALYIIDYYRNHPKMEVADLLNDIQEDNVRQLLLDISQWELASQDINMQVLQDALEKTKVCMLDDQIQMLNEKIKTIQDPMEKAKLAQQKNQLIKDRNDRMCQERK; from the coding sequence ATGGCTCGTCTAAGTGAGCAGGAGATTAATGGTATACGTGCGAAAGCAGATATTGTTGATGTCATAGGACGTTATGTACCACTATCCAAAAAAGGTAGAAATTACTGGTGTGTATGTCCGTTTCATGATGATCATTCTCCTTCCATGTCAATTGCATCAGATAAGCAGATTTATAAATGTTTTGTTTGCGGTGCAGGAGGGAATGTATTCACTTTTGTACAAAATTATGAAAAAATTTCATTTATTGAGGCAGTTTATAAAGTAGCGGGTTATGCTGGTGTTCATCTTGAACATTCTTTGGTGTTGCCACAGAAACATATTGACCCGCATATTGCTGCTTTACATAAAGCGTGTAAAGAAACGATTGAATTTACGAATTATCAATTAGACTCTATTGACGCTAAAAATGTGAAAGAATATCTGTTTAAGAGAAATATAACAGAAGATATCATACGTAAATTTACGATTGGATATAATCCAAAAAATGATGCATTATATCGCTTTTTAAAAGCAAAAAAAATTAAAGAGGACGATATGATAGGTGCAGGATTAGTTCGTATGACTTCGATGGGAATAAAAGATATTTTTTCAAATCGTATTATGATTCCCATTCATGATGCAGAGGGAAATCCGGTTGGATTTACAGCAAGAAGAACACAGGAAAATGAAGAAGCAAAATATATTAATACGACAGAGACAGATATCTATGTAAAGGGAAATTTAGTTTTCAATTATCATAGAGCAAAACAGGAAGCTAGAAAAGCAAAGAAAGTATTTCTGGTCGAAGGTGCAATGGATGTACTGGCTTTTGAAAAAGTCGGTTTAACAAACTCTATTGCTACTTTAGGTACAGCGCTAACTTCTACACAGCTTCATCTGCTGAAACTTCTTCATGTACCTGTTGTTGTATGTTATGATGGGGATACTGCAGGGAAAAATGCAACTTATAAATTTGGGAAATTAGCTATAAAAGAGCATGTTCCTTTTGAAATCGTTGATAATCGCTATGGATTAGATCCTGATGAAATCATTGATGGTTATGGCAAAGATGCATTAAAATCAATGTCTTCTAATACGATATCATGGATTGACTTTCTTTTTGAATATTTGCTTACCAAATATAATTTAAACAACTATTCTCAAAAGAAAGAATATGCGATGGAAATAGCGGAAGAAATCAATCAGCTTTCAGATACTTTTGAGAAAGAAAGTTATTTCATTCGTTTAAGAGAGTTGACAGATTTTGATATGCAGCCCAAACGATCAATTGATAAAAAGACTTCTGTAAAAGAGTATTCGCAAAGGAAACAACAGTTTCTATCTTATCCTAAAACGGGCAGGATACGTGCTGAGCAGGAGATTTTATCGCAGATGTTATGTGGTGTTGCCGCAAGTAATTATTATAAAGAAGAGCTTGGTTTTATGAAAGATGAAACATGTAATAAGCTTGCTTTGTATATTATTGATTATTATCGTAATCATCCAAAAATGGAAGTTGCGGATCTTCTAAACGATATTCAAGAAGATAATGTCCGCCAGCTTTTATTGGATATTTCCCAATGGGAATTGGCTAGTCAAGATATAAATATGCAGGTATTACAGGATGCTCTGGAAAAAACAAAAGTCTGTATGCTGGATGATCAGATTCAGATGCTGAATGAGAAAATTAAAACGATACAAGATCCTATGGAAAAAGCAAAATTGGCACAGCAAAAAAATCAGCTAATCAAGGATCGTAATGATCGGATGTGCCAAGAAAGGAAGTAA
- the rpoD gene encoding RNA polymerase sigma factor RpoD, whose product MKKAKSKVLQEYKTLDEIKEELQEAYQKNNVLYQRDVVDAVEHLDMSDTEFDDLFQWFSDHDIDIVNEDDDTDLMDDDALADEGSDDLDFLDDEDDDENSIASEIESLEQSFANSSHTKINDPVKMYLKEIGRVELLDPKEEPEIARRIQAGDEEAKKKLISANLRLVVSIAKKYVGRGMLFLDLIQEGNMGLVKAVEKFDYTKGFKFSTYATWWIRQAITRAIADQARTIRIPVHMVETINKLTRIQRQLVQDLGRDPTAEEIAAKMENISPEKVREIQKIALEPVSLETPIGEEDDSHLGDFIEDKEALSPDEYANNQLLKDEINNVLQGLTEREEKVLRLRFGLYDGRTRTLEEVGKEFNVTRERIRQIEAKALRKLKHPTRSKRLKDFVDKP is encoded by the coding sequence ATGAAAAAAGCAAAATCAAAAGTTCTGCAGGAGTATAAAACTTTAGATGAAATTAAAGAAGAACTGCAGGAAGCATATCAAAAAAATAATGTACTTTATCAAAGAGATGTTGTAGATGCTGTTGAGCACTTAGATATGAGTGATACAGAGTTTGATGATTTGTTTCAATGGTTTTCTGATCACGACATTGATATTGTCAATGAGGATGATGATACAGATTTAATGGATGATGATGCACTTGCAGATGAAGGCAGTGACGATTTAGATTTTTTGGATGATGAAGATGATGATGAAAATTCTATCGCAAGTGAGATTGAAAGTCTTGAACAGTCTTTTGCAAATTCTTCACATACAAAAATTAATGACCCAGTAAAAATGTATCTAAAAGAAATCGGTCGTGTAGAGTTGCTGGATCCTAAAGAAGAACCAGAGATTGCTCGCCGTATTCAGGCAGGAGATGAAGAAGCGAAAAAGAAACTGATTTCTGCTAACCTTCGTCTAGTTGTATCCATTGCAAAAAAATATGTAGGACGTGGAATGTTATTTTTGGATTTGATTCAAGAAGGAAATATGGGTCTTGTAAAGGCTGTAGAAAAGTTTGATTATACAAAAGGATTTAAGTTCTCAACATATGCTACATGGTGGATTCGTCAGGCTATTACACGTGCAATTGCAGACCAGGCAAGAACAATTCGTATTCCAGTACATATGGTTGAAACAATCAATAAACTTACAAGAATCCAGCGTCAGCTTGTTCAGGATTTAGGAAGAGATCCAACTGCGGAAGAAATTGCTGCTAAAATGGAAAATATTTCTCCTGAAAAAGTTCGTGAAATTCAAAAGATTGCTTTAGAACCAGTATCTTTAGAAACTCCTATTGGAGAAGAAGATGATTCTCATTTAGGAGACTTTATAGAGGATAAAGAAGCTTTATCACCTGATGAATATGCGAACAATCAGCTTTTAAAAGATGAAATTAATAATGTGCTGCAGGGATTAACTGAAAGAGAAGAAAAAGTTCTAAGACTTCGTTTTGGATTATATGATGGAAGAACAAGAACTTTAGAAGAAGTTGGTAAAGAATTTAATGTAACACGTGAACGTATTCGTCAGATTGAAGCAAAAGCATTACGTAAATTAAAACATCCAACCCGCTCAAAACGTTTAAAGGATTTTGTTGATAAACCTTAA
- a CDS encoding tRNA (adenine(22)-N(1))-methyltransferase: MKLSKRLQAIYNMVNSPCILADIGCDHGLLPIALIEGEKCQKAYACDVRKGPLARAQEAIALHHLEDKITTVLCDGLDGVKEDVDTFVIAGMGFDTITHILTDGMAKAIKAKQLILQSNNHVEDLRRWLCDHGFTIDHEELVEEQHYYQILSVHYESEKLSEDQILFGKFLPSHPLFSKYWNYMLEKKKLILQNMPENHENREELISLIKCIEDKLKEVVDSKKN; encoded by the coding sequence ATGAAGTTGAGTAAAAGATTACAGGCTATTTACAATATGGTAAATAGCCCTTGTATTTTAGCGGACATTGGATGTGATCATGGACTTTTGCCTATTGCGTTAATAGAGGGAGAAAAATGTCAGAAAGCATATGCTTGTGATGTGAGAAAAGGTCCTTTAGCAAGAGCACAGGAAGCAATTGCGCTTCATCATCTTGAAGATAAAATCACAACAGTCTTGTGTGATGGGCTTGATGGAGTGAAAGAAGATGTAGATACCTTTGTTATTGCAGGTATGGGTTTTGATACGATTACGCATATATTAACAGATGGAATGGCAAAAGCAATCAAGGCAAAACAATTGATCTTACAGTCGAACAATCATGTAGAAGATTTAAGAAGATGGCTGTGTGACCATGGATTTACGATTGATCATGAAGAATTGGTTGAAGAACAGCATTATTATCAAATTCTTTCTGTTCATTATGAAAGTGAAAAACTTAGTGAGGATCAAATTCTTTTCGGAAAGTTTTTACCAAGTCATCCTCTTTTTTCTAAATATTGGAATTATATGTTAGAGAAAAAGAAACTTATTTTGCAGAATATGCCTGAAAATCACGAAAACCGAGAAGAACTTATTTCACTTATTAAGTGTATTGAAGATAAATTAAAAGAGGTTGTGGATAGTAAGAAGAATTAA
- the ispH gene encoding 4-hydroxy-3-methylbut-2-enyl diphosphate reductase produces the protein MEIIKVAPRGYCKGVIHAISIAKQTAKEYPDKDIYVLGMLVHNRYVMEALNLLGIKTIDDKNSTRIKLLEKIPSGSVVIFTAHGVAPQVKTEAQKRGLIAIDASCCDVVKTQNIVKSHLENGYEILYIGKKNHPEAEAICALSSHVHLICNKQDIVDLKDFKKVFVTNQTTMSMFDISELFECINEHYPNAIFSEEICNATRIRQQAVADLKGQNIDVLFVVGDKHSNNSTRLAQIALQQNIPHVYRIDDVNDIHEDYLKGVNKVAVTAGASTPTYLTSQVISYLLNFDKEKQKPAIDITKVL, from the coding sequence ATGGAAATTATTAAAGTTGCACCTAGAGGATATTGCAAAGGCGTCATACATGCTATTTCAATCGCCAAACAAACAGCGAAAGAATATCCTGATAAAGATATCTATGTGCTAGGTATGCTCGTACATAATCGCTATGTAATGGAAGCTTTAAACTTATTGGGAATCAAAACAATTGATGACAAGAATAGCACAAGAATAAAACTGTTAGAAAAGATTCCTAGCGGCAGCGTTGTTATCTTTACTGCACATGGGGTAGCTCCACAAGTGAAAACAGAAGCACAAAAACGCGGCTTGATTGCGATCGATGCCAGTTGCTGTGATGTAGTAAAAACACAAAACATTGTAAAATCACATTTAGAAAACGGTTATGAAATCTTATATATAGGGAAAAAGAATCATCCAGAGGCAGAAGCCATCTGTGCCTTAAGCTCTCATGTACATCTTATCTGCAACAAACAAGATATAGTAGATTTGAAAGATTTTAAAAAGGTGTTTGTTACAAACCAGACTACGATGTCAATGTTTGATATTAGCGAACTTTTTGAATGCATTAATGAACATTATCCAAATGCGATTTTTAGTGAGGAAATATGTAATGCTACTAGAATTCGTCAACAGGCTGTTGCTGATTTAAAGGGACAGAATATTGATGTATTATTTGTTGTAGGCGATAAGCATTCCAACAATTCAACAAGACTGGCGCAGATTGCTCTTCAACAAAACATTCCCCATGTTTATCGAATTGATGATGTTAATGATATTCATGAGGATTATCTAAAAGGAGTCAATAAAGTTGCAGTTACCGCAGGAGCCAGCACCCCTACTTATTTGACTTCACAAGTGATATCTTATCTTTTAAATTTTGACAAAGAAAAACAAAAACCCGCAATAGATATAACAAAAGTTTTATGA